From the Tribolium castaneum strain GA2 chromosome 2, icTriCast1.1, whole genome shotgun sequence genome, one window contains:
- the LOC103314221 gene encoding neuroglian, giving the protein MFVTVLFLLLQFCASVFGAHRELLPSKAPSNLTLLEINQGQVLIQWDPIEPDTVRGSFKGYLVRTWNHAGSLVYAFPPDVTRASIDFFPFSKNFITVSVRNEKYVGPPSEAISFDAPQREPQSPQTLHIFTLSNKSVLIRWSKPSQPNGILLGYRIYCREMNDTFGEIKRETSHLINDPDKFQAKLTGLEEGVKYQIGVSAVNCAGESDVTKAGIVLGPHTPVEPFPSRFVYKTNYTTPKRDEKCYKTLTSPAEEEDEEVDDYYDYLLYNHTNYKETTPSPVKTDYEQNCLVDCLVLWMPDVSNNPGEYFYLKYRVRGETDYTVTEPETSEDFILLRNFDACKKYEMVIVAVDGEFSTESGTVFTPPKLYSNIL; this is encoded by the exons ATGTTTGTGACGGTCTTGTTCCTGCTGTTACAATTTTGCGCCTCCGTTTTTGGGGCCCACC GCGAGTTGTTACCGTCGAAGGCCCCATCGAACTTGACGTTACTGGAAATAAATCAGGGGCAAGTTTTGATCCAGTGGGACCCCATTGAGCCTGACACCGTCCGGGGCAGCTTCAAGGGGTACTTGGTACGGACCTGGAACCACGCCGGGAGTCTAGTTTACGCGTTTCCCCCAGACGTGACTAGAGCCAGTATTGATTTTTTccctttttcgaaaaattttatcacggTTTCGGTCCGTAACGAAAAATACGTGGGCCCCCCGAGCGAGGCGATCAGTTTCGACGCCCCCCAGCGAG aacCGCAAAGTCCCCAAACCCTTCACATTTTTACTTTAAGCAATAAGTCGGTTCTGATTCGGTGGAGTAAACCAAGCCAACCGAACGGCATACTTCTAGGCTACAGGATTTATTGCCGCGAAATGAACGACACGTTTGGTGAAATAAAAAGGGAGACCTCGCATCTAATCAATGATCCGGACAAGTTTCAAGCTAAATTAACTGGACTGGAAGAAGGAGTGAAATACCAGATCGGCGTTTCTGCCGTTAACTGTGCCGGAGAAAGCGATGT AACTAAGGCGGGGATTGTCTTAGGGCCCCACACCCCGGTCGAGCCCTTCCCATCGAGATTTGTGTACAAAACTAATTACACAACGCCAAAGAGGGACGAAAAGTGTTACAAAACTCTTACAAGTCCGGCTGAAGAGGAGGACGAGGAAGTGGATGATTATTACGATTATTTGCTTTATAATCACACGAATTATAAGGAAACAACCCCAAGTCCTGTGAAAACCGACTACGAGCAAAACTGTTTGGTCGATTGTCTCGTGTTGTGGATGCCTGACGTCAGTAATAATCCGGGCGAGTATTTCTATCTGAAATACAGAGTGAGGGGCGAGACGGATTACACGGTCACGGAGCCGGAAACCAgcgaagattttattttgttgcgCAATTTCGACGCGTGCAAGAAGTACGAGATGGTCATAGTTGCAGTTGATGGCGAGTTCAGCACGGAAAGCGGAACCGTGTTTACTCCCCCGAAATtgtattcaaatattttatag